The proteins below are encoded in one region of Pleuronectes platessa chromosome 14, fPlePla1.1, whole genome shotgun sequence:
- the LOC128456516 gene encoding putative methyltransferase DDB_G0268948: MAHRLFEGKKHAASYLKYRVSPSEHLIQQVLGFLEKRKARPFELAVDVGCGSGQGTRLLAHHFASVVGTDVSPAQLDLAVQYALEANITYRECAAEELPLADSSVDLLTVMTAFHWFDRPRFLLEAHRVLKPRGCLALLSYTMDMELSYDGCCSQALNQVCKEFHAALKLYRYPHIGPSTIELYRAAYESIPYPDKEWQECVRVTKAMPLSGYMGMMESFSSYQILLRADPQKAEQLSQDICQKLKSVMQVTSAEAEVVVAVKYYYLLACKPEEA; the protein is encoded by the exons ATGGCTCACCGTCTGTTTGAGGGCAAGAAGCATGCAGCTTCTTACTTAAAGTACAGGGTCTCCCCATCAGAACATCTTATACAACAGGTCCTTGGATTCCTGGAAAAACGG AAAGCTCGTCCCTTCGAGCTGGCAGTGGATGTGGGTTGTGGCTCGGGACAGGGCACTCGGCTGCTGGCCCACCACTTTGCTTCCGTGGTGGGGACAGATGTGAGTCCTGCCCAGCTGGATTTGGCTGTCCAGTATGCCCTGGAGGCAAACATCACATATAG AGAGTGTGCGGCTGAGGAGCTGCCGTTGGCTGACAGCTCAGTGGACCTGCTGACGGTTATGACTGCGTTCCACTGGTTCGACAGGCCACGCTTTCTCCTGGAGGCCCACAGAGTCCTGAAGCCCCGCGGCTGCCTGGCTCTGCTCAGCTACACCATGGACATGGAGCTCAGCTACGACGGCTGCTGCTCGCAAGCACTCAACCAAGTCTGCAAAGAG TTTCATGCAGCTTTAAAACTCTACCGCTACCCTCACATTGGTCCCAGCACTATTGAGTTGTACCGGGCGGCGTATGAATCCATCCCTTACCCGGACAAGGAGTG gcaagagtgtgtgagagtgacaaAGGCCATGCCTCTGTCCGGCTACATGGGGATGATGGAGTCTTTCTCCAGCTATCAGATTCTGCTGAGAGCCGACCCGCAGAAGGCCGAGCAACTCTCCCAGGACATCTGTCAAAA gCTGAAGTCTGTGATGCAGGTGACCTCAGCAGAGGcagaggtggtggtggctgTGAAGTATTACTACCTGCTGGCCTGTAAACCAGAGGAGGCCTGA